Part of the Methylophaga nitratireducenticrescens genome is shown below.
GCACCGGATAGCCTTAGCGCCATAAGCACAAAACATCGAAAAGTCGAGCGCAGCCATTGGCAGCTTTACACGCCTCGTCATAAACCCGACGACACGCTGCAAGGCCATCTCACGTTTGCGTTGAAGTATGAAGGTATTGATCTCGCCGTTCTTAAAGCGCTGTTTAACGGAATTGAGCCGCAAGAAATCGTCGACTTTGTCAAAGCTGAACCAACAGGTGCCTATAGTCGCCGCATCTGGTTTTTGTATGAATGGCTGACCGACACACAACTTGATTTGGATGATGCTACTCAGGGTAACTTTGTTCCCTTGCTTAATGACAAGCATCAATATGCAGCCACACCACATAATTCCAAACGTCACCGTGTTCGTAATAATTTGCCGGGCACTCGTGAGTTCTGCCCGTTGATTCGGCGTACTGAAAAACTGGATCAGTTTATCGCCATGAATCTGTCACAGACAGCAGTGGATCACATCGGAAAAACACATGCGGATTTACAAAGCCGGGCGGCAGCATTTCTCTTACTAAAAGACTCCAAGGCATCCTATACGATAGAAGGCGAGAAGCCGGCGCATAATCGTATTGAACGTTGGGGCAGAATCATTGGCGAAGCCGGACAACGGATGTTGAGCGTTGAAGAACTGGAGTATCTTCAATCTATTGTGATTGCGGATAACCGATTCATTAGACTCGGATGCCGAATTGAAGGCGGTTTCGTTGGCGATCATGACCGCACCACCGGTATGCCAATGCCAGTGCATATCTCAGCTCGCTCAGAGGATTTGCAAAGCTTACTTTCCGGGTTATTAGAAACCTATCAGCGTTTAACTAACAGTGATTATGATGCGGTTCTTATCGCTACGATTATTGCATTCGGTTTTGTATTTATTCATCCCTTTGAAGATGGCAATGGTCGGCTTCATCGCTATCTGTTTCATCACATGTTGGCTGAAAAAAGCTTTGCACCGAAGGGGCTGGTGTTTCCGGTGTCTGCCGTTATTTTGGATCGTATCGACGATTACCGACTTACATTGGAGCATTACTCCAAGCACCGATTAGATCTGATCGAATGGCGCCCAACAGACAAAGGTAATGTCGAAGTTCTCAATGACACAATCGACTTATATCGTTATTTCGATGCAACTAAGCAGGCAGAATTTTTGTTTGAATGTGTTGAAGAAACGGTCAATAAAACCTTGCCTGAAGAGGTGGACTATCTGACAAAATATGAGCTTTTAAACAGTTTCATTAAAATCTATATCGATATGCCAGATAAGTTGGTTGATTTGTTAATCCGGTTTCTAAATCAGCATCAAGGACAACTATCAAACCGGGCCCGCAGCAAAGAATTCTCAGCACTGACGGATAATGAGGTTCAGGCTATCGAAAATAAATATAACGAAATATTTCATGTCGGATGAAATTGGATTTTAGAGTCGAAATCTGACCAAGTTGCACCCATCCAATAATCGGAACAGCAAGCTGAATGGCCAACATGCCATCAAAGTGTCCGGTAACTGGCAATCGGGTCATTAACGGCAGCGCCTCTGTCACACCCGAAATGGCATTGGCTTTGGAACAGGTCGGGGCTGGCAGTGCTGAGTTCTGGCTAACCATGCAAGCCAATTATGATTTGTTTCAGCTTCGTCACAGCCGAGGTGCGGCTTAGAATAAAACACATAGAGGAATAAGTTATCGTAATGGCCACCCTTTGAATGCTTCGTTACTTAAATGTTGGGTTTCACTGACTTTAACCACAAGCTACACGCTTGAAAATAAATGTTGAACTCTTCTGACATGGATATCTGACGTACAGGGCTGTGTTTCAATTCATAAAATAGTGACAGAGTAGGTAAATAAAAAGCCCCTGTAAAAACACAGGGGCTTTCAAAATAGACTATTGATTAAAAACTATACCTAGCATTGGCAGTAATCGTTCTACGGTCTCCATAGTAACAATCCGCGTTTTCTGAACGACAACGCGCGATATATGTTTTATCAGTAAGGTTTTTTGCGTCTAGACTAAAATCCCAGTCGTCGAACGAGTAACCTATGGTTGCATCAAAGAGTGTGACAGAAGGTAACAACGGACCATCTCCAGCACCAACAATATTTCCTTTATAGCGGACACCTGCACCGAGACGTATCCCCATAGGAAGTTGGTATTGTCCCCAAAGTGTGGCAAGCTTTTCTGGCATATGAGGAATTCGGGTATCTGCACCTTTGTCTTGTGCATCCAGATCTGTGTAGCTAGCTTGTAATGTCAGGTTCTGCCATGCTTTTTTCGCTTCTATTTCCCAACCTTTGACAGCCGCACCGATTTGTTGCACACCACCAAAAGTGAAACCATCTGAAACGCGGTTTTCTTGTTCAATATCAAAGTAAGCGAATGTGAGCCCTACGTCTTGCTCTGGAGAAAGGTATTTAATACCCAGCTCCCTTTGCTCTCCTTTGGTAGGTTTCAGAATATTGCTGGCGGCTGTACCATCGTTGCCTGTGTTAGGAGTGAAAGACTCTGCATAGCTAACATAAGGAGATATACCATTATCAAAGTTGTACATTATCCCAGCTTGTTTTGTGGTTTCCGTTTCCTTATGAGTGATATTTGGAGCATCGACATTTAGTTGAGTGTTTTGATAATTGTCATGGCGCAATGCGATAGAAAGCGACCAGTTATTAAGTGTAATATGATCAGCGAGATACAAGCCAGTTTGTTTAATTTCACTGTCATTGAGATCAAAAGGGTTAACGACTTCGCTTTGAACATTGCCATAGCTTGGCTCGTAAAGGTTAAACTCGCCCCCTTGCCCTATGCCAAGGAAAAAATTGTCCGATTCACTTAATGACTTAAAATAATCTATACCAACACTCATACTGTGCTGAGTTAAGCCCGTCGTAAAGTTTCCCTTAAGGTGTACATCAAGATTAGTAAGTTTATTATCGGTATCCAATGTACGCACAATCCGCGTGATATTGCCGTCTGCATTGGGTTGGTTACTGGCACTGAAAAATGGCGTTCGATGAGAGCGAAAAGTTGATGATGACTCACTTTGTCTGGCTGAAGCGCTCAGTTGCCATGTATCCGTAAGAGTATGGTCAATAAATAAAGACATTTCCGTGGTGTCTTTATCCAAGCGATCCCAATCTGGCTCCCCAACGAAGGTACTGGTTGAAATTTTGCCTCTCGAAGCGGATTCCAGAGAGCCAGACTGGGGGAGAAACTGCTCACCCATGATGCTGTCATCTTCTTGGTGATGCAGGTGTAGTGTAACCTTGGTTTTATCGCTGGGTTTCCACGTAAAGCTGGGCGCCAGAAAGTAGCTGTCATCGTTGACATAGTCCACTTGGGTATCACTGTCCCGTTGTAGTCCAACAATACGATATAAGAATTTTCCGTCATCGGTTAACGCTCCTGTACTGTCAAAAGCAGCTTGCTTTCGATCATAGCTACCGCCCTGTAGCCACACTTCGTGTTGTGAGTCAGCTTGAGGAAGCTTGGTCGTTGTATTGAGTATTCCGCCTAGTCCACCTTGGCCATACATGGCGGCACTAGGTCCTTTGAGAACCTCAATATTATCAAGGGAATAGACGTTTACCCGAGGCCCGCCCTCGCCACCATAGCCTCGTAATCCATCACGATAATTGACAAGATCATCAACACCACGAATAGTGATCCAATCTGCACGAGTAGAAAAACCGGAGTTGCCCGAGTGAACCCCTGGTGTGTAAAGCAAAGCTTCATCTACAGTTTTGGCGCCAGTCTCGCGAATAAACTCTTTATCTATAATGGAAATGGAAGCAGGTGTTTCTTTTACGCTAGTGCCAAATTTACTGATGCTTGAAGGAGCGTTTAGTGACATGATGGAAGTGTTCTTTTCCGCAGCAGCACCAACGATCAATGCTGGCAAGGTTATTTCGCTCTTTACCTCCCCCGAGGAGGCGATTAAATATCCTCCACTTCCTATATGACTGAGCTGTAATCCGCTATTTACCAGTAACATACTCAGAGCTTCATCAACTGTATATCGTCCGTTTATTCCCTCCGTTGTTAACCCTTGCAACAAAGCAGCGTCGTAGGTCAGGTTTACACCAGCACGACGGGCAAAGCTATCCAAAGCTTGATGAAGCTGTCCGGCTGGTACGCTAAATATTTTACTGTCGGTTTCAATCACGCCGTTTGATTGGCTTTCGGCATAAGCGGTTTGGCTAACCATTGCGCCACCCAGCAGACAGACAATGTTTATTTTCAGCATAGTCGATAAGACCGGATATCGCAGTCGATGATGAGCTATTGGCATTTTGGGGGGAATGGCTAAGCAAGCAGTCATAATCATTTCTCTCTCGGTTAAGTAAATAAGTTTGGCTCCATTCAGAGCCGTCTTATCAAACAGACCGGATGAAAATCTTAATCCCCTCATTTTTGTTGAAATGATTTTTCTGGTAATACTCCACGGTGAGCTCACCCTCTTTTAGCCGGGCGATACCGAGACCCAAAAACGGGTGCGGTAGTTGAGCTTGATAGGTTGGGTCTGAACTAGAAACTGTAATGCCTGATCGGTATTTTTCAAATGAAAAATACCGGAAACCCGAAGTTCTTTAATTCGTGGGTCGCAATGCACTACTCCATGACGATAACGAGCCAGTTCGGTTAACAAATCCGCCAATCGAATATTCTGACCGGCAATCACACCATCGGCCCAGGCATCATCCTCAAAGCCGGAATTTGCTGCTGCTTGCGTTTTATCTACTGTTAACCAACGACGTTCTCCTGCTGGGACTATCAATGATTCATTACTGTTGGCCGGATGCAATTCAACAGCACCTTGTTGAACGCTGACTAACGCCCGATCTTGCTCCAGCTTGACCACAAAACGGGTACCCAAAGCTTGTAGTTTGCCAACAGGCGTTTGCACCCAAAACGGACGTTTATTGGAAAAGGCATCATCAACCCCGGTGGTAATAAGAATTTCTCCACGATGCAGAATAATCGTGCGTTGTGTTGGATCGAGTTCCGTGCTGATAGCCGTACCGGTGTTGAGCTGGATGACGCTGCCATCTGCCAGTGTCACCGTTCGTTGCTCACCAATTGCAGTACTGGCATCCGCTAACAATCGTTGCCAGGGCGTGTGCTGATGTGCGAGCCAGCCACTCATCGCAAAAACACCGGATAACGACAATAATTTAAGTGCCTGACGGCGATCCAGATGAAGAGTTTGTCGCGTGGCTTCTACTTTATTCAGCGTCTGTAAGGCCAGCTTTTCCGGTAATGAGGAAAATTCTGCCTGCATCAAACGGATACGTTGCCAGGCTTTGGCATGCAGTGGATCAGCGTTTAACCAGGCTTCAAAGGCCTGCTGATTTTGTTCAGAGACGTGATTGTAATTTAGCTTAACGGCCCAGAGGATGGCATCATCCACAATTGCATCCGGTAAGGACTCACCATTAAGCGTCCCGTTTACATCGGTCATGCTTCATATCTGCATTCATAGCAACGACGTAACGCTTTGGCGATATAGCGTTTTACCGTGGCCAATGACACATCGAGTTTTTTGGCAATCTGGGGACAGGTAAATCCTTCCAGTTGAGCTAACAAAAAGGCTTGGCGAATGGATGGCTTTAACGAATCCAGCACCCGATCAATGGTATTAAGCGTTTCCAAAAACAGCAGTTGGGTTTCTGGTGAGGGAGCCTCTTCTTCTGGCAGAATGGACAATATTTCTAACCAAGTACGTTCCAGCTCACGGCGACGCCAATGATCAATCACCAGTCCACGGGCAATACTGGAGAGAAACGCCTTTGGCTATTTGGGCTGTATGGATTGCTGGCGATTAAGCAGCCTGACAAATACATCTTGCGCCAGATCAGCCGCATCAAAGCGATTACCTAATTTCGCAAGCAGCCAACTTTGCAACCAATTATGGTGGTCGCTGTACAACGTCAACACGTCCTGTTGTGGATTTATCTGTCTAGCCAACGTTTTTTATCCTGCTGGGATAAGGGGTAAACTCGCCATAATTGCGAATAGGAATTGTTCGCAATTATATTGACCTCTGCCGGTACATGCAAATAAACGGCAGATATCCATCAGTCAGTTCAGCATCAGACTACAATTTGATAACGGTAAAAATAAAAAACCGCCAAGCAATTTTTTGCCTGACGGTTTTTGAGATGAATAAACCGGCTACCAGTTGTAGGTTGCTGTCACGACTGCTGAGCGTTCTACTCCGTAGAAGCAGGCATAAGAGCAGGTGGCATACTCCTTATCAAAGACATTGTTGATATTTAATGCCAGCGACCATTCAGGAGTAAGGCTGTAATTCACTACCGCGTCCACCACGGTAAACCCTGGTGCTTCATAGGTGTTTGCAAGATTATAGCTTCTGCCGTAATAACGTGCCCCAGCCCCTAAGCCAAGACCGGGGACAGTCTCTCTAAACTTATAATCTGCCCATAATGACGCCATATGCCTTGGCACTGCACCAAAGCGATTGCCTTCCGTACCACTATTACTCTCGGTGACTGCATTATCGATATAGCCATACGAGGCAATCAGATTCAGGTTATTGGTTAAATTGGCTCTGGCTTCCAGTTCAAAACCTTTCGATTCCACCTCTCCTTCCTGAATGGAAAAGGCTGTAT
Proteins encoded:
- a CDS encoding FecR domain-containing protein gives rise to the protein MTDVNGTLNGESLPDAIVDDAILWAVKLNYNHVSEQNQQAFEAWLNADPLHAKAWQRIRLMQAEFSSLPEKLALQTLNKVEATRQTLHLDRRQALKLLSLSGVFAMSGWLAHQHTPWQRLLADASTAIGEQRTVTLADGSVIQLNTGTAISTELDPTQRTIILHRGEILITTGVDDAFSNKRPFWVQTPVGKLQALGTRFVVKLEQDRALVSVQQGAVELHPANSNESLIVPAGERRWLTVDKTQAAANSGFEDDAWADGVIAGQNIRLADLLTELARYRHGVVHCDPRIKELRVSGIFHLKNTDQALQFLVQTQPIKLNYRTRFWVSVSPG
- a CDS encoding sigma factor; this translates as MARQINPQQDVLTLYSDHHNWLQSWLLAKLGNRFDAADLAQDVFVRLLNRQQSIQPK
- a CDS encoding Fic family protein; this encodes MAQYNQYSGHQTLFHDFPVLEKGETYAGYAALIDGHKLTVPAPDSLSAISTKHRKVERSHWQLYTPRHKPDDTLQGHLTFALKYEGIDLAVLKALFNGIEPQEIVDFVKAEPTGAYSRRIWFLYEWLTDTQLDLDDATQGNFVPLLNDKHQYAATPHNSKRHRVRNNLPGTREFCPLIRRTEKLDQFIAMNLSQTAVDHIGKTHADLQSRAAAFLLLKDSKASYTIEGEKPAHNRIERWGRIIGEAGQRMLSVEELEYLQSIVIADNRFIRLGCRIEGGFVGDHDRTTGMPMPVHISARSEDLQSLLSGLLETYQRLTNSDYDAVLIATIIAFGFVFIHPFEDGNGRLHRYLFHHMLAEKSFAPKGLVFPVSAVILDRIDDYRLTLEHYSKHRLDLIEWRPTDKGNVEVLNDTIDLYRYFDATKQAEFLFECVEETVNKTLPEEVDYLTKYELLNSFIKIYIDMPDKLVDLLIRFLNQHQGQLSNRARSKEFSALTDNEVQAIENKYNEIFHVG
- a CDS encoding TonB-dependent siderophore receptor gives rise to the protein MIMTACLAIPPKMPIAHHRLRYPVLSTMLKINIVCLLGGAMVSQTAYAESQSNGVIETDSKIFSVPAGQLHQALDSFARRAGVNLTYDAALLQGLTTEGINGRYTVDEALSMLLVNSGLQLSHIGSGGYLIASSGEVKSEITLPALIVGAAAEKNTSIMSLNAPSSISKFGTSVKETPASISIIDKEFIRETGAKTVDEALLYTPGVHSGNSGFSTRADWITIRGVDDLVNYRDGLRGYGGEGGPRVNVYSLDNIEVLKGPSAAMYGQGGLGGILNTTTKLPQADSQHEVWLQGGSYDRKQAAFDSTGALTDDGKFLYRIVGLQRDSDTQVDYVNDDSYFLAPSFTWKPSDKTKVTLHLHHQEDDSIMGEQFLPQSGSLESASRGKISTSTFVGEPDWDRLDKDTTEMSLFIDHTLTDTWQLSASARQSESSSTFRSHRTPFFSASNQPNADGNITRIVRTLDTDNKLTNLDVHLKGNFTTGLTQHSMSVGIDYFKSLSESDNFFLGIGQGGEFNLYEPSYGNVQSEVVNPFDLNDSEIKQTGLYLADHITLNNWSLSIALRHDNYQNTQLNVDAPNITHKETETTKQAGIMYNFDNGISPYVSYAESFTPNTGNDGTAASNILKPTKGEQRELGIKYLSPEQDVGLTFAYFDIEQENRVSDGFTFGGVQQIGAAVKGWEIEAKKAWQNLTLQASYTDLDAQDKGADTRIPHMPEKLATLWGQYQLPMGIRLGAGVRYKGNIVGAGDGPLLPSVTLFDATIGYSFDDWDFSLDAKNLTDKTYIARCRSENADCYYGDRRTITANARYSF
- a CDS encoding HigA family addiction module antitoxin, with the protein product MANMPSKCPVTGNRVINGSASVTPEMALALEQVGAGSAEFWLTMQANYDLFQLRHSRGAA